The nucleotide window GGGGCCGAGACGGCGTTCGATAATTTGCCCTTCGAGGGTCGCCCGCTTTATGGGGGGCACCCCTGGTTCATGCCGGCGGTCATGACGTGGCACCGCATCGCCGACAAGTTAGGGATGTAGAACAAATCGACCAGCAGGAGCGCCGGTTTATTTAATTTTTTTGCTCTTGGTTATGATCTTTTTAGTATGATTATGACAGGTCTTCTCATCACCCTCTTCGAGAGCTTTGCGGGCTTTTTTCATCAGGATGTCAACATCCTTGACCATCCCCTTCTTTTGAGTGTTTAGAGCTTTTTGCCGGATATTATTATAAATGGCACTGGCCTTTTCTATTTCAGCCTTACACGGTGTTTTGGCGAAAGAAGAGCTCATCGCAAGTGGCATGAATGACGTCAATAGCAAAGCTGTCAAAAGAATACGCATGAAAAATACCCCCAAAAATAGTACCTGAACCTGCGGTTGGTCAGAAAAAATTACGTGCCAAAGATTATTAGCCATCATGTCTGTAGATGCAAGCGGATGGCCAGCTTCTGCATCATCATTAGACATCATTTTATTGGATTATTGCTGTGGAGCGGGTCCGTAAGCGTATGGCCATTCATCGGGGGTGACGGTCTGGATTCCATCAATGTTCATCCTTTCCCGCGTGATCATCGGCAGGTTAGGGGTGATAATCTGTTTCTCTGGCTTTGTCTTGATCAGGCCTTCCTTGTAACCGATATGCATCAGGGCGACGCGCACGCCAAGCCCGCCAAGGAAAGGTGTATAGGGAACCACCACCTCTATATTTCCCTTACGCACTTCTTCGACAGTTGCCTTGGAATCGTCATTGGCCAGGAAGATGATTTTTTTACCGCCGGGTGCGCTGTTAAGGCGCTTAGCCTGTTTAACGGCATCCAGTGCACCCAACGCTTCTTCGCCACCGGTGTTGAAGACGATGTCTATATCGGAATGTCCTTTAAGGGCCTGGGCGGTTGATTTCACCGCCAATGCCCGTTGGCTATTGGTGTGGAATGATTCCAGAATTTGGTAATTCTGATCGCCGATGGCCTCAAGAAAAGCACCTGTTCGCATTGAATCCGCCGTGCTCCCCAGCGCCTTGCGATTCAGGATCATCTTTCCCTTGCCGCCTGTCATGTGGTTTAGCAACAACCCCTGCTGCAAGCCGTTAGCGTAGAAATTTCCCAGCACTTCGGAACTGATATTTTGAGAAGACGTCCTCCTGTCCAGACTGACCACCGGAATCCCGGCGTCAATGGCCCGGTCCACAGGTGGGCCCATGGGCGCTTCGCGTACCGGCCACAAGATGATGGCGTCGTACTTGCTATCAATCCAGTCATCAATGAAACGGCCCATTTTTCTGTCATCGAAACCGGCGTCACGGACATCGATGCGGACATTAGGATGCAGGTTAACCTCATAGACCGCCGTATCGGCAAGGCTGATAAGCCACGGATGTGCGGCGCCGTGAAAGGCGAAGCCTATTCGGTAGGTTTTGGAAGCATCCAAAACAGGGCCTTCCTTCAAGGGCAGGTAATCGCTGAAGGGTGCCTTGATGGGTAACTTGCTCAGGGGGCCTATGAACTCGCGGCCAGCCCCAAGTTTCCAGACATACCCCCCGGACAGTTCCGTCACTGGATAAGAATCAAGATACCAACGAAAGCCTTGCTTTTTGTAAAGGTTTCCCACGCCCTTGTTTGCAAAGGGTTTACCAGCCTTGGAGTACTTGCTGATCAGAGAGTTTATATGGGTATGAATTGACGTTTCATTGGCTGCGACAATTCCGTATGCTGGAAAAAGAGAGGCTAAAGTCACACCTCCCGCCAGCAAAAATATCCTGAAAAAGCCGTTCATTTGATTAACAACCTATTGGAAAATAATTATTATACACCTTTTATAAGGTATTAAGATGGCCTGTCTCGTTACCATATACAAGATTGATATTTATTTGAACGGCCTGAAACCAGGAGAGTGTGCTTGAAAATAATCAGGAAGGTTTTTTCTTCGGTCATTTTCCTGTTTGCGGTGTCGTTTCTATTCGCCCCCAGTATTGTTAATGCCCAGGAAAAAACTGTAACGATTGGTGTTGCAAGTGAATATGCACCGTTCTCGTTTGTCGGTCTTGATGGACAACCCAGAGGGCTGTTGATCGATATATGGACTTTGTGGAGCGAGAAGACGGGAATTCCCGTCGAGTTTGTTCCAATATCCATGGATGGAATTTTTCAAGGGGTGAAGACGGGTGGTATTGACGTTCACTTCGGCCTTTTCAAAAATGATGAACGCGAACAATGGCTGGATTATTCAGAACCCATTCATGAAATCAAGACCGCTGTCTATTTCCTGAACCTGAAAGAAAAGGAATTTCTGAAAACCGGCCTGCAAAAAGGTACAGCAGGAACGTTCGCCGGAAGCTTTCAGGAAGATTTCCTGAAAAAACAATATCCTGAGCTGCAGATCAAGGCACCAACTGGACACAAGGCGATGATTTCGGCCTTGATGAAAGGTGATATTGACTATGCGGTCTGGGAAACGCCAACCTTTGAATTATTGCTGGACCAGTTGGGTGTGAGCAGGGATATTGCCCGCAGCTCGGATGAACTGCTCAGCAATTTTGTCTACGCGGGCGTCAAGAAGGGAAACACGGAACTTCTCAAGAAAATAAACGAAGGATTTGCTTCCCTGCCATTTACCAAATTGGCCGAATTTGACAAATTCTGGTTGCGTAATCCTGCGGATCGTTTTTATCGAAAGGCTGTCGATACTGTTGAATTAACACGCGAAGAGGAAGATTGGCTCGCCGTTCATCCATTCCTGCGTTTCGCCGTTACCGATTTCTTTTCTCCTGTCGATATTGTCGATAAAAACGGGAATTACAGCGGCTTGAATGCTGACTTGATGGCGCTGCTAAACAAGAAACTGGGGACAAGAATCGTCCCTGAATTTTTTAGCAAATGGAACGAAGTCGTCGACAGTGCCCTGGCAGGAAATGTTGATGGGGTGTTCACTTTTTCACGAACACCAGAGCGTGAAAAGAAAGTTCTGTACACCAAACCCTATGCTTACGATCCCCTTGTCCTGGTTACACGAAAGGATAATCGTGAGATCAGGAGCAGGGCTGATCTGAAAGGTAAAAAAGTAACCGTCCTTAAGGGGATAGCCGTGACCGCTGATACCAGGGCAAATGTAGGCGAAGGGCAATTGATTGAAGTCGACAGCGACAATGAAGCCTTGCGGATGCTGGCGCTGGATGAAATTGACGCCCACATCGGGCAACTAATTGGCTATAGAAATGCCTTGCGGGAAAGCGGGGTTACGGGGCTTAAAGTCAGCGACGCGAAAGTTGACGAAAGCAGTTCTTTCAGGATCGCCATACCCAAGGACCGTCTCGTACTGTTCTCGATTATCCAAAAGGGCATGAACGCCCTGACCCGGGGCGAACTGGCGACACTGGAGAAAAAGTGGCTTAACCCCAAGCAAGCCCGGGAACTTTCCCAAGGCATAATTAACCTGACTGTCGAGGAGCGTCATTGGCTAGACCTCAATGCGGAAATTCAGGTCGGCATGATGAGCGATTGGCCGCCGTTTAGTTTCGTCGATGATAACGGTATCAAAAGCGGGATCAGTCCGTCTTTTGTCGAGGCTATCAACAAAAGGCTCGGCGGACGTCTTAGGCTCAAGCCCGGCCCATGGAAGGGGCATCTGACGGATTTAAAAGAGGGCAAAATTGACGCACTTCTTGATCTTTCGCCAAGTGATTCCCGGCGGAAAATCTATAATTTCACCAAACCGTATCTAACGATTCCCCATGTCATCATCGGCCCCAAGGACGGAGATTTCTTTGAGACTGAAGCTGATCTGAACGGTAAAACCATTGCCCTTGAAAAAGGCTTCGGCAATGTAAAATATTTTCAAAACAATTTTCCGAACATCACCATCAAGGAATATCCAGACACACGCGCCGCCCTGGACGCGGTTTCCCGCGGTGAGGCCGATGCTTACGGCGGCAACCGGGCGGTTGCTTCCTACATCATGGAAAAAGAAGTGATGCTGGGCCTCAAGCCGCATGGACGGTTAAACAAGTCCGGTTCTGTTTTGGCCGTTGGCGTTCGCAAGGACTGGCCGATCCTGTCCGGCATCCTGCAAAAAGCACTGGACGATATCGGCCAGGAAGAAAGCCGGGCTATTCTTCAAAAATGGGTGGGAACGTCAAATAAAGAGACGGACAAGAAGGAATTACCCTTAACAGAAAAAGAAGCTGCGTGGCTAAAGGATCACAAGACCGTCCGTGTCATGGTCGGCACCTGGCCGCCTTTCCATTTCATGGACAAGGCTAAGCCCAAGGGTATGGCGCTTGATTACGTCAAGACCATACTTAAAAACGTCGGGCTTGAAATTGAATTTGTTCCGATAAGCTGGGCCGAGGCACTAAACGGCATCTCGAATCTGGAAAAAATCGATCTACTTCCGACCATCGCCCACAGTGCCGAGCGTGAAAAACTTGTCGCCTTTACTGAACCTTACTTGTCATTCCCCAGGGTCATTTTTGCCCGCAATGATGACAATTCGATCTCCTCGCTTGAAGACCTGCATGGCCGCACGGTAGCCGTCGAGGAAAACTTCATAACCCAGAAGTTGCTTGAGAAGGATCATCCGCAAATCAAATTGCTGGTTGTCGCTTCGACCAAGGATGCACTGGAGGCGGTTTCCTTCGGCAGGGCGGACGCTTTTGTCAGCAACCTGGCGGTTGGCAGTTATCTGATCGGGGAACAGGGATTGCTTAATCTCAAGGTAGCGTCCCCGACAAGCTACAAGAACGATATTCAGCACATCGGTGTGCGCAAGGATTGGCCGGAGTTGGCATCGATCCTCAGCAAGGCACTGGAGGCGTTGCCTGAGAAAGACAAGCGCGAAATTCGTGATCGCTGGATTGCCAGTATGGCAATTCCTCAGGCTGAAAAAAAGGATGCCATTGACGAGGATATAATCCTGCAGACAGGCATCGGCATTGTAGCCATGATCGTCTTGTTGATGGCTATGGTTTTTGCCATGCGCATTCTCGAGGGCAAAGAAAGTGGCCGCATATATCAGTCAAAAGAACTCAAGGGCTTGGGGCTTTTGTTGATCGGAATTTTCCTTTGTGTCGTCGTACTGTCGGCCTGGTATACGGTGAAAAGCGTCGAGGATCGAACCCGTCAGGACATCGGCTATTCCTTGCAAACGATTCTGCGCAGCACCCACGAAGCCCTGATTTTGTGGGTGGATCGCAAAAAAACCGACCTGTTGACCATTACGGAATCTTTTGGGCCGCGCACGCTGGTCCGAAATCTTTTGCAAGTACCCAGAAACCAGAACGATTTACTCAAAAGCGGCGAACTATTTCAAATCAGAAACCTGCTTCAATTTGAAAAAAAGAAGATCGGCGACACAGGCTTCTTCGTTATCGCGCCTGATGGTATTTCCCTTGCTTCCATGCGAGATGAGAATATCGGAACACCCAATCTTATTTACAAACAGAAGAGGCTGCTTTTTGATAAGGTTTTCAAAGGACAAACCGTCCTGATCCCTCCGATTGCTTCTGATATACAATTTAGCGGCGCAAAAA belongs to Rhodospirillaceae bacterium and includes:
- a CDS encoding sugar ABC transporter substrate-binding protein gives rise to the protein MTELSGGYVWKLGAGREFIGPLSKLPIKAPFSDYLPLKEGPVLDASKTYRIGFAFHGAAHPWLISLADTAVYEVNLHPNVRIDVRDAGFDDRKMGRFIDDWIDSKYDAIILWPVREAPMGPPVDRAIDAGIPVVSLDRRTSSQNISSEVLGNFYANGLQQGLLLNHMTGGKGKMILNRKALGSTADSMRTGAFLEAIGDQNYQILESFHTNSQRALAVKSTAQALKGHSDIDIVFNTGGEEALGALDAVKQAKRLNSAPGGKKIIFLANDDSKATVEEVRKGNIEVVVPYTPFLGGLGVRVALMHIGYKEGLIKTKPEKQIITPNLPMITRERMNIDGIQTVTPDEWPYAYGPAPQQ
- a CDS encoding transporter substrate-binding domain-containing protein produces the protein MKIIRKVFSSVIFLFAVSFLFAPSIVNAQEKTVTIGVASEYAPFSFVGLDGQPRGLLIDIWTLWSEKTGIPVEFVPISMDGIFQGVKTGGIDVHFGLFKNDEREQWLDYSEPIHEIKTAVYFLNLKEKEFLKTGLQKGTAGTFAGSFQEDFLKKQYPELQIKAPTGHKAMISALMKGDIDYAVWETPTFELLLDQLGVSRDIARSSDELLSNFVYAGVKKGNTELLKKINEGFASLPFTKLAEFDKFWLRNPADRFYRKAVDTVELTREEEDWLAVHPFLRFAVTDFFSPVDIVDKNGNYSGLNADLMALLNKKLGTRIVPEFFSKWNEVVDSALAGNVDGVFTFSRTPEREKKVLYTKPYAYDPLVLVTRKDNREIRSRADLKGKKVTVLKGIAVTADTRANVGEGQLIEVDSDNEALRMLALDEIDAHIGQLIGYRNALRESGVTGLKVSDAKVDESSSFRIAIPKDRLVLFSIIQKGMNALTRGELATLEKKWLNPKQARELSQGIINLTVEERHWLDLNAEIQVGMMSDWPPFSFVDDNGIKSGISPSFVEAINKRLGGRLRLKPGPWKGHLTDLKEGKIDALLDLSPSDSRRKIYNFTKPYLTIPHVIIGPKDGDFFETEADLNGKTIALEKGFGNVKYFQNNFPNITIKEYPDTRAALDAVSRGEADAYGGNRAVASYIMEKEVMLGLKPHGRLNKSGSVLAVGVRKDWPILSGILQKALDDIGQEESRAILQKWVGTSNKETDKKELPLTEKEAAWLKDHKTVRVMVGTWPPFHFMDKAKPKGMALDYVKTILKNVGLEIEFVPISWAEALNGISNLEKIDLLPTIAHSAEREKLVAFTEPYLSFPRVIFARNDDNSISSLEDLHGRTVAVEENFITQKLLEKDHPQIKLLVVASTKDALEAVSFGRADAFVSNLAVGSYLIGEQGLLNLKVASPTSYKNDIQHIGVRKDWPELASILSKALEALPEKDKREIRDRWIASMAIPQAEKKDAIDEDIILQTGIGIVAMIVLLMAMVFAMRILEGKESGRIYQSKELKGLGLLLIGIFLCVVVLSAWYTVKSVEDRTRQDIGYSLQTILRSTHEALILWVDRKKTDLLTITESFGPRTLVRNLLQVPRNQNDLLKSGELFQIRNLLQFEKKKIGDTGFFVIAPDGISLASMRDENIGTPNLIYKQKRLLFDKVFKGQTVLIPPIASDIQFSGAKNSATMFLVAPVMDLSGKKVIAAMAMRLDPTGEFSRIIQLGRMGLSGETYTFDQQGGLMSESRFAGDLQQIGLIGEYEHSIMRVRVGDPGGNLLEGHPLPTDLKGLPLTMMAAQATAGNNGMNVLGYRDYRGVPVMGAWLWDEDLSLGMTTEVDVDEALNSYFTIRNTVLIVLGVTVTMALILTGLTTWVGRSANRSLSKARDELERKVEERTAEVAEKEAHLRLAMDTMTDGIFMLDGDMQYVLFNNRYRELVEIPGDIIQIGAKVSDVIKAHAARGDYGKGNTDGLVRKQRLGLLSDQVVDSELSINADKRIISLRKAPIEGGGAVVVLTDVTERKRQENALKKSEQQVRHILEDSPVAVAISLDDGSDEDGTVTFANAQFLEMIGIPETEIGTIKTESFIPKGKKRDEHQAALDSGEGFVNVEQLVIGSYGRDIWTLMSINPIEYQERRAALIWFYDITERKRMEVELMVSKEKAESATKAKSSFLAAMSHEIRTPMNGVVGMIDLLRETKLDPDQHQMMRTVRDSAFSLLQIINDILDFSKIEAGKLDLELIPVSIGDVIEGVSETLLPNAVPKSIRLIIYIDPEIPSWLLCDQVRLRQVLFNLAGNAVKFTESKPDKPGKVIIRADLGKKRDKKNVIIDFSIIDNGIGMSKSGVSNLFKPFTQAESSTTRRFGGTGLGLSICKNLTDIMKGKIDVKSTPGEGSTFKISIPFEVAEKVPGTSDSYDLSGLKILATIEDPDARTFIGGYLNHYGSEATMTDNISDIEEILATASGEGASFDILVLGSTLGAEEQKKLISTLRGDNKNLRYVLLTDDRKAKRGMVLPDKVIVQSYPLRRSAFLRGVAMAAGRASPDIDNDEGILKGAQKKAPTIDEAKAAGQLILIAEDNVTNQDVIRRQLGVLGYACEIADDGAQGLEAWKSGSYAVVLTDCHMPEMDGYEFTGAIRKLEAEAGDEERIPIVAITANALQGEVDRCLDAGMDDYLSKPLEMDKLKKTLAKWMPASATAGVEELELSEEQEVSEEPEVQETAEPEDVSEPEVSSEQAPSDGPAIDDRALKDIFGDDDETFKEILGDFGEPSLAIVKEIQDAFSARDAKIIGASGHKLKSSSRSVGAHTLADLCAELEKAGKAEDWETIDSLMPGLEPSMTDVMNYIEAL